Proteins co-encoded in one Spirosoma endbachense genomic window:
- a CDS encoding SusD/RagB family nutrient-binding outer membrane lipoprotein: MKKIIIALVCLIAFAACTDNFIETNQNPNQISDELLKQDFNLVGSPFSNMIFNLNGHQIEEDLCADNWMGYMGTPTDFVGNVNNTTYYIRWNSFWGREYGSVMSPAKQVIKLAQENNLPLFATWAKLIRILAMTKLTALHGPIIYSQYGTTANSIPYDKEADLYPLFFSQLDSIQTEFTANKEYTGFKKFDPTKYNGSIPSWMKVVNSLRLRLAMRISKVDPAMAKTQGEKALSDPAGLITTNADNFVNSLNGNKIPVAQICYEWDDTRMGAPLESFLIGLKDGRISKYFAPISNAALYADHPSVPYKGIRNGAYIKAKADHVPFSKVSEDFQTVQTRRNFTAAEVAFLKAEAGLRGWTGAGDPKTNYEEGIKLSFADWGAGGVDAYLADKTSKPINYVDPIDARNNFTAASTITVAWNESDPNEMKLEKIITQKYINTFTNTVEAWVDFRRTGYPKIPGVAKNDSNGDWGAIPADQWIKRMPFVTAERTGNTDAITDAVTKMGTGAKDDIATRLWWDTGKAANF, translated from the coding sequence ATGAAAAAAATAATTATAGCACTGGTATGCCTGATCGCATTCGCAGCGTGTACCGATAATTTTATAGAGACTAACCAGAATCCGAATCAAATTTCGGATGAGCTTCTCAAACAGGATTTCAACCTCGTCGGCTCCCCTTTTTCTAATATGATCTTCAACCTCAACGGTCACCAGATCGAAGAGGATTTATGCGCTGATAACTGGATGGGCTATATGGGTACGCCGACAGACTTTGTGGGTAATGTGAACAACACGACTTACTACATACGCTGGAACTCGTTTTGGGGAAGGGAGTATGGTAGCGTCATGTCTCCGGCAAAACAAGTGATTAAGCTCGCCCAGGAAAATAATTTGCCCTTATTTGCAACCTGGGCCAAGTTGATACGTATTCTGGCTATGACCAAATTGACGGCACTACACGGGCCGATCATTTATTCGCAATACGGTACTACTGCTAATTCAATTCCGTATGACAAGGAAGCCGATTTGTATCCACTTTTTTTTAGTCAACTAGATTCTATCCAAACAGAATTTACTGCTAATAAAGAGTATACAGGGTTCAAAAAATTTGATCCTACCAAATACAATGGCAGTATTCCTTCCTGGATGAAAGTAGTAAATTCCCTGCGTCTGAGACTGGCTATGCGTATATCAAAAGTGGACCCGGCAATGGCCAAAACCCAGGGTGAAAAAGCATTGAGCGATCCTGCTGGATTAATAACGACTAATGCCGATAATTTTGTCAATTCATTGAATGGTAACAAGATACCGGTTGCTCAGATTTGCTACGAGTGGGACGATACCCGCATGGGAGCGCCATTGGAATCCTTCTTGATAGGTTTAAAAGATGGCCGGATTTCTAAATATTTTGCGCCCATATCCAATGCCGCCTTGTATGCAGATCACCCTTCTGTGCCTTATAAAGGTATAAGGAATGGTGCTTACATCAAGGCAAAAGCGGATCACGTGCCTTTCTCGAAAGTGAGTGAAGATTTTCAGACTGTACAAACCAGAAGAAACTTCACGGCGGCAGAAGTGGCATTTTTGAAAGCGGAAGCCGGACTCAGAGGCTGGACGGGCGCAGGTGATCCCAAAACCAACTACGAAGAAGGTATCAAGTTGTCCTTTGCGGATTGGGGCGCAGGTGGTGTGGATGCTTATCTGGCAGACAAAACCAGCAAGCCGATTAACTATGTTGACCCGATTGACGCGCGTAACAATTTCACGGCGGCCTCGACCATTACTGTTGCATGGAACGAATCGGACCCGAACGAGATGAAACTGGAGAAAATTATTACCCAGAAATACATCAATACCTTCACCAATACAGTGGAAGCATGGGTAGATTTTAGAAGGACGGGCTATCCGAAAATACCTGGTGTGGCCAAAAATGACAGCAATGGTGACTGGGGCGCTATTCCGGCAGATCAATGGATCAAAAGAATGCCTTTTGTAACTGCTGAGCGAACTGGTAATACTGACGCTATTACCGATGCTGTAACAAAAATGGGTACAGGCGCGAAGGATGATATTGCAACCCGCCTGTGGTGGGATACAGGTAAAGCTGCAAATTTCTAA
- the gldA gene encoding gliding motility-associated ABC transporter ATP-binding subunit GldA — MSIRVQNLTKEYNNQRAVNQISLTVQPGEIVGFLGPNGAGKSTTMKVATGYLPPTDGTVEVNGFDVRTHPMDVRRSIGYLPEHNPLYLDLYVKEYLRFAGSLHNLRGSALTQRMADVLELVGLGREQHKRIGQLSKGYRQRVGLAQALLHNPPVLILDEPTTGLDPNQLAEIRQVIRNAGRNKTVLFSTHIMQEVEAVCDRVVIINRGQIVADGSLSQLRSASAGDGIVVVAEFEDDLSTPDILKTVSGIERVEPLGQGQYRITAAPNTDLRAAIFRLAADQNLTLIGLRQQESSLEGIFKELTK; from the coding sequence ATGTCCATTCGGGTTCAGAACCTAACGAAAGAATATAACAACCAGCGGGCCGTTAATCAGATTTCACTGACGGTTCAACCGGGTGAAATTGTCGGATTTCTTGGTCCTAATGGGGCTGGTAAGTCAACAACCATGAAGGTCGCTACGGGTTACCTGCCTCCTACTGATGGTACGGTCGAAGTGAACGGTTTCGATGTCAGAACGCATCCAATGGATGTGCGTCGGAGCATTGGCTACCTGCCTGAACACAATCCGCTTTACCTCGATTTATACGTTAAAGAATACCTGCGCTTTGCCGGATCATTACATAACCTGCGTGGTTCAGCGCTGACCCAACGCATGGCCGATGTACTTGAATTGGTTGGATTGGGCCGCGAGCAGCATAAACGCATTGGTCAACTTTCAAAAGGTTACCGCCAGCGGGTTGGGTTAGCGCAGGCCCTACTACATAACCCGCCCGTACTGATCCTTGATGAACCAACTACGGGCCTGGACCCGAACCAACTAGCCGAAATCAGGCAGGTTATTCGTAATGCCGGACGCAACAAAACGGTCCTCTTTTCAACGCACATCATGCAGGAAGTGGAAGCCGTCTGCGACCGTGTTGTGATCATCAATCGAGGGCAGATTGTTGCCGATGGGTCATTAAGCCAGCTCAGAAGCGCATCGGCAGGCGATGGCATCGTGGTTGTAGCCGAATTTGAGGATGATTTATCGACGCCAGATATATTGAAAACCGTATCTGGAATTGAGCGGGTCGAGCCGCTGGGGCAGGGTCAATATCGAATCACAGCGGCTCCAAATACGGATTTAAGGGCCGCTATTTTTCGTCTGGCTGCCGATCAGAACCTGACCCTTATTGGTCTTCGCCAGCAGGAAAGTTCGCTGGAAGGGATTTTTAAAGAGCTGACAAAATAA
- a CDS encoding MFS transporter, translating to MKYRYRVLTGLFLLSTITYLDRVCMNVVSKYVKADLHLDNEQFGYILGAFSLSYALFEIPTGSLGDKIGPRRILTRVVLWWSGFTALTGTAFSFIYLLVVRFLFGAGEAGAYPNASIAIARWFPAVEVGRAQSVIWAAGRLGGALTPLLVIPLVHWAGWRWAFGILGIVGVLWAVVWFFWFRDEPAAKEGISDEEVREIEQGRKIKYSDHQIPWQTIIRNPDLWALMLMCHLFFYGSYFFTNWSSVYFQEGRGMTEDQTKNFISLSYFLGAVGCLVGGVLSDLLTKRYGLKIGRRAVGIGGLGLSSLFFLLAGMTTDNQMAGYLLAICVLMKDLALPVAFAVCVDIGQRNAGTVTGSMNFAGQLGGFFITILFGIIVKQTNNFNYPLFMISGCLLVSALLWLRIDPTKAVTIK from the coding sequence ATGAAGTATCGCTACCGCGTTCTGACCGGTTTATTTCTACTCTCAACCATCACGTATCTCGACCGGGTCTGCATGAACGTGGTCAGTAAATATGTAAAAGCTGACCTGCATCTTGACAACGAACAATTTGGCTATATTCTGGGTGCATTTTCGTTATCATACGCCTTATTTGAAATCCCTACTGGCTCGCTGGGCGACAAAATTGGGCCGCGCCGAATTCTGACTCGGGTAGTGTTGTGGTGGTCTGGTTTTACGGCCCTTACTGGCACGGCATTCTCATTTATTTATCTACTCGTAGTCCGGTTTCTGTTTGGTGCTGGTGAGGCCGGTGCCTACCCAAACGCGTCTATTGCGATTGCCCGTTGGTTCCCGGCCGTTGAAGTGGGGCGGGCTCAATCGGTCATCTGGGCCGCCGGTCGATTGGGTGGTGCCTTAACCCCTTTACTGGTCATTCCTCTCGTCCACTGGGCTGGCTGGCGGTGGGCCTTTGGCATATTAGGTATAGTAGGCGTTCTATGGGCTGTAGTCTGGTTTTTCTGGTTCCGCGATGAACCAGCAGCTAAAGAAGGGATCAGTGACGAAGAAGTCCGGGAAATTGAGCAGGGGCGAAAAATCAAATACTCCGACCATCAGATTCCGTGGCAAACCATCATCCGCAACCCTGATTTATGGGCCCTGATGTTGATGTGTCATTTGTTTTTCTACGGCTCGTACTTCTTCACAAACTGGTCGTCAGTCTATTTTCAGGAGGGGCGGGGTATGACCGAAGATCAAACGAAAAACTTTATTTCCCTGTCATATTTTCTGGGCGCAGTTGGCTGTCTGGTGGGTGGAGTCTTGAGCGACCTGCTGACCAAACGATACGGGCTGAAAATAGGCCGTAGAGCCGTTGGCATAGGTGGCCTGGGGCTATCAAGTTTGTTTTTTCTGCTGGCAGGAATGACTACCGACAATCAGATGGCGGGCTATTTGCTAGCGATATGCGTATTAATGAAAGACTTAGCCCTGCCCGTTGCGTTTGCGGTATGTGTCGACATTGGCCAGCGAAACGCGGGTACGGTAACGGGTTCGATGAACTTTGCCGGGCAATTAGGCGGCTTTTTTATCACCATCCTGTTCGGCATTATCGTCAAACAGACGAATAATTTCAATTACCCACTATTCATGATTTCGGGTTGCCTGCTGGTCAGTGCCTTATTATGGCTCCGCATTGACCCAACTAAGGCTGTGACTATAAAATAA
- a CDS encoding polysaccharide lyase family 8 super-sandwich domain-containing protein: protein MKSLFHFFKLADRAKMLFIVLLAQAYSYGQSTADFDLIMDRIYNDFQSSSGATLDANVASLSNAQRSDYSWSDINYKSTSLNNWQPLTHLVRLGLFARAYANPSSAYYDKAELKQKIEGGMNYWLGLDPEPRCANWFALTISVPRSIGNTLICLRKSPNGISSTLENQMLAWMTKGRPISRFADETGSNLTDVAEHYVMRACLTKNQTTLNQAITPVKNTIRIAMGAMGLQKDNSFRFHGPQLYTYGYGRNYISGFANIASWVVGTSLAFPADKIAIFSNFVRNGFIKPHRGAYADFNLFGRGVSRKNAGDADEGVLEKAKAVDISANAGAYDDAIQRMGQKQPASYNVLSEHIHYWRSDYSLHLRPDYTFGLRSVSTRTAKSENGNGENLKGYYLTEGVSYIAVNGDEYFNIFPVWDWNKIPGTTVPEITSIPVRTAWGKNFGKTPFVGGVSDGVYGASVYAMKDYNTTAKKSWFFFDEEIVCLGSGITSGAAQAINTTLNQCLLKTDVTIADGSGTVSVLGKGGRDYDSNVKWVLQGNVGYFFPKGGKVSVSNQAQTGNWSSINSAIPSEKVTADVFKLWFKHGLKPANADYAYIVTPGKTSASQMQAYNGNNISILANDSTQQAVRHNALGIWQIVFYQAGEFKADGVLVKVDKPCVVILKNVTTNTVVVHMADPAQQAQQIHLGLKTDLFSEMKSADMTLPTGLDAGSSVSTTITPSSPVYASSASARRGQAVILESDLPTENPLFTVGPNPASDFIHVYPTSSETYTFTMIDSNGKQVQQKKSATTEKITFDLGAFPAGSYFITADGTNNRRQVVRFLILK, encoded by the coding sequence ATGAAGTCATTGTTCCATTTTTTTAAATTGGCGGATAGAGCTAAAATGCTCTTCATTGTACTCCTTGCGCAGGCCTACAGCTACGGGCAATCTACTGCGGATTTTGATCTGATCATGGACCGGATTTACAATGATTTCCAGTCGTCAAGCGGGGCTACCCTGGACGCTAATGTAGCCTCGTTATCAAATGCTCAGCGCTCCGACTATTCCTGGAGCGATATTAATTATAAGTCAACCAGCCTGAATAACTGGCAACCCCTTACCCATCTGGTTCGATTAGGACTTTTTGCCAGGGCATATGCTAATCCGTCCAGCGCTTATTATGACAAGGCTGAGTTGAAACAAAAAATAGAGGGGGGAATGAATTACTGGTTAGGACTGGATCCTGAGCCAAGGTGCGCGAACTGGTTTGCTCTTACGATCAGTGTCCCGAGATCTATTGGTAACACATTGATTTGCCTTCGAAAGTCGCCCAACGGCATATCGTCAACGCTGGAAAATCAAATGCTTGCCTGGATGACAAAAGGCCGTCCAATTAGCAGATTTGCAGATGAGACCGGCTCCAACCTAACCGACGTTGCGGAGCACTATGTGATGCGTGCATGCCTCACAAAAAATCAAACGACATTAAATCAGGCAATCACACCGGTAAAAAACACAATTCGGATTGCAATGGGGGCAATGGGGTTGCAGAAAGACAATTCGTTTAGGTTTCATGGGCCCCAATTATACACATATGGATACGGGCGCAACTACATTTCCGGATTCGCAAATATTGCCTCCTGGGTGGTAGGCACGTCTCTTGCGTTCCCGGCAGATAAAATCGCTATTTTTTCCAACTTTGTTAGAAATGGGTTCATCAAACCTCACAGGGGTGCCTATGCCGATTTTAATCTATTTGGTCGTGGCGTGAGCCGGAAAAACGCGGGTGATGCCGACGAAGGGGTGTTAGAAAAAGCGAAGGCAGTCGACATCTCCGCCAATGCAGGTGCTTATGATGATGCGATTCAACGAATGGGGCAAAAACAGCCTGCGTCCTATAACGTTCTTTCTGAACATATTCATTACTGGCGGTCCGATTATTCGTTGCATCTCAGGCCCGACTATACCTTTGGGCTGCGTAGCGTTTCCACCCGGACGGCAAAATCTGAAAATGGTAATGGTGAAAACCTGAAAGGGTATTACCTGACCGAGGGAGTGAGTTACATTGCCGTGAATGGGGATGAATATTTCAATATTTTTCCGGTTTGGGATTGGAATAAAATTCCAGGTACAACCGTGCCGGAAATTACCAGTATTCCCGTACGGACAGCATGGGGCAAAAATTTTGGAAAAACACCTTTTGTTGGTGGTGTATCGGATGGGGTGTATGGGGCCAGTGTTTATGCCATGAAGGATTATAACACTACTGCGAAGAAATCATGGTTTTTCTTTGACGAGGAGATTGTCTGTTTAGGGTCTGGCATAACTTCCGGAGCTGCCCAGGCTATCAATACTACGCTCAATCAATGCCTGCTGAAAACCGATGTTACGATAGCTGATGGTTCAGGTACTGTGTCCGTACTGGGCAAAGGTGGTCGTGACTATGACAGCAACGTAAAATGGGTGTTGCAGGGAAATGTCGGTTATTTTTTCCCCAAAGGAGGCAAGGTTTCGGTTAGCAATCAGGCACAAACCGGTAATTGGTCATCGATCAATAGCGCCATACCTTCTGAAAAGGTCACTGCGGACGTTTTCAAACTTTGGTTTAAACACGGCTTGAAGCCTGCCAATGCGGACTACGCCTACATTGTGACCCCTGGAAAAACGTCTGCCAGCCAAATGCAGGCTTATAACGGCAACAATATCAGTATCCTGGCCAATGACTCAACCCAGCAGGCGGTCCGGCATAATGCGTTAGGAATCTGGCAGATCGTCTTTTATCAGGCCGGGGAGTTTAAAGCCGACGGTGTACTTGTAAAGGTCGATAAGCCTTGTGTGGTTATACTGAAAAATGTTACCACCAATACGGTTGTCGTACATATGGCTGATCCAGCCCAGCAGGCTCAACAGATCCATTTGGGCCTTAAAACGGATCTGTTTTCAGAGATGAAGTCAGCCGATATGACGCTGCCAACGGGATTAGACGCCGGAAGCAGCGTGAGCACAACGATCACTCCTTCGAGCCCTGTTTATGCGTCGTCAGCATCTGCCCGAAGAGGACAAGCCGTGATTCTGGAGAGCGATTTACCAACGGAAAATCCCCTTTTTACCGTTGGCCCCAATCCGGCGTCTGACTTTATCCATGTGTATCCCACTAGCTCCGAGACTTATACGTTCACTATGATTGATAGTAATGGGAAACAAGTGCAACAAAAAAAGTCAGCTACTACTGAAAAGATCACCTTTGATCTTGGGGCTTTCCCCGCAGGAAGCTACTTTATTACAGCTGACGGGACGAATAACAGGCGGCAAGTGGTTCGGTTTTTGATTCTGAAGTGA
- a CDS encoding T9SS type B sorting domain-containing protein encodes MKNVLLISILLFFNPPFLLGQTSKQANVWYFGKNAGLDFNSGKPIPLTDGALSISEGCATICNQNGNLLFYTDGRSIWNKTHSTMPNAVSLGGDESASQSGIIVPQPGNPNRYFVFSVDKEGGPLQYAIVDMTLNGGLGGIISKNNSLLVKASEKITAIRHCNNIDFWVVMHEINNNTFRAYQITKDGLSTTFVESKVGSVQGDFTAAIGYLKASNNGRKIAVCSWSARRVELFNFDNATGVLSNVITFQDAATRYAYGAEFSPNNKYLYVSSAESKIIHQFDANATSDANFASSRVEIGVATNATGAVRIGALQIAPDNLIYVALDGTKYLGVINKPDLKGTACNYVEQGIYLSNKNSQLGLPNLISSYIKEPLSVTATITKGANCNDITLSAKATSSAPSLVFQWFLDSKPISAANQSSFKPTQSGSYFVSVKEVGQCIIDSAKSALIPIVILDVNPKIVGRACGSVQLQANANSPLLWSGNGIPTTKATQDTLTVSGTGTQIFKVRVTNPTDNTCYLEKEITVDFTSAATYSFGKNNISACDTVTLSSPTNATWNSYVWSLPGGTTVNSTKILVRQSGKYVITVKNTTSNCEAKDTVDVIVGTKPTIKPDEKLCLSTNSITIDAGATGNNLTYEWSPGGVRNTSLTVNNAGKYQVKVSTAEGCSATRSIEIGQTPIVDLGNDVTICEGEPIEFKPQITNLTATTTYIWSTGETTPSIAPKKSGLYTLSVYQSACQAKDSVNVTMNPSPKIKGDLTMCLEKTIEAGGLEDNLSYEWQDLGETRPVIEIQNEGIYKVKISNQFGCSKTRTITVDGPCSAQIFAPTAFTPDRNGANDIFKLIVVGGEAIKLDIYNRWGNPIYSEESSNPKWDGEYKGNVCPNDVYSYVFYYRTLKSDVVQTYRGSILIYR; translated from the coding sequence ATGAAAAACGTACTACTCATCTCAATACTGCTTTTTTTTAATCCACCATTTCTATTGGGCCAAACTAGTAAGCAGGCCAACGTATGGTATTTCGGAAAAAACGCTGGTCTTGATTTTAATTCCGGAAAGCCTATTCCGCTGACAGATGGAGCATTGAGTATATCGGAAGGCTGTGCTACCATTTGTAATCAAAACGGCAATTTACTCTTCTACACCGATGGCCGTTCTATTTGGAATAAGACACATTCAACTATGCCAAATGCAGTAAGTTTAGGTGGTGATGAATCAGCTTCGCAATCAGGAATAATTGTTCCACAACCTGGCAATCCTAATCGGTATTTTGTTTTTTCAGTGGATAAAGAAGGGGGTCCTCTTCAATATGCTATAGTTGATATGACCCTGAACGGAGGCCTGGGAGGTATAATTTCTAAAAATAATAGCCTGCTGGTAAAAGCATCCGAAAAAATTACGGCGATCAGGCACTGTAATAACATAGATTTCTGGGTAGTTATGCATGAAATCAACAATAATACATTTAGAGCCTATCAAATTACCAAAGATGGATTGAGTACGACTTTTGTAGAAAGCAAAGTAGGCAGCGTTCAGGGTGATTTTACTGCAGCAATTGGTTATCTGAAAGCATCCAATAACGGACGGAAAATTGCCGTATGCAGTTGGTCTGCCCGAAGGGTAGAATTGTTTAATTTCGACAATGCTACTGGCGTTTTATCGAACGTTATTACATTTCAGGATGCTGCCACGCGCTATGCTTATGGTGCAGAATTTTCTCCTAACAATAAATATTTATATGTTTCAAGCGCTGAGTCGAAAATCATTCATCAATTTGACGCTAACGCTACTAGCGACGCAAATTTTGCATCGTCCAGAGTCGAAATAGGTGTGGCTACCAATGCAACAGGAGCGGTCAGAATTGGAGCATTACAAATTGCGCCCGACAATTTAATTTATGTAGCTCTTGATGGTACGAAATATTTAGGCGTAATCAATAAACCTGATCTTAAAGGAACAGCCTGTAATTATGTTGAGCAGGGAATCTATCTCTCAAACAAGAATAGCCAGTTAGGATTACCCAATTTGATTAGTTCCTATATAAAAGAACCATTATCAGTTACAGCAACAATTACCAAAGGGGCCAATTGCAATGATATCACATTATCGGCAAAAGCGACCTCAAGTGCTCCCAGCCTGGTTTTTCAATGGTTTTTGGACAGCAAACCAATAAGTGCAGCTAATCAATCTTCGTTTAAGCCCACTCAATCAGGAAGCTATTTCGTTAGCGTGAAAGAAGTGGGACAGTGCATAATTGATTCAGCGAAATCGGCGTTAATACCCATTGTCATTTTAGACGTAAATCCGAAAATTGTAGGCAGAGCTTGTGGAAGTGTTCAACTTCAGGCTAATGCCAATTCACCCCTACTGTGGTCTGGAAACGGAATTCCCACTACAAAAGCGACTCAGGATACATTGACGGTGTCTGGTACAGGCACTCAAATCTTCAAAGTCAGAGTTACCAATCCAACAGATAATACGTGCTATCTGGAAAAAGAAATTACTGTCGATTTTACAAGCGCAGCTACCTACAGTTTCGGCAAAAACAATATCTCAGCTTGTGATACAGTTACACTTTCCAGCCCAACTAACGCGACCTGGAACAGCTATGTTTGGTCATTACCGGGCGGAACAACGGTGAACTCAACTAAAATACTGGTTCGTCAGAGTGGGAAATATGTAATTACGGTCAAAAACACCACGTCAAATTGCGAAGCGAAAGATACTGTTGATGTCATTGTCGGCACCAAACCAACAATCAAACCTGATGAGAAGCTTTGTTTATCCACTAATTCAATAACCATTGATGCCGGTGCCACTGGCAACAATTTAACGTATGAATGGTCTCCGGGCGGAGTTAGAAATACAAGTTTGACAGTCAATAATGCTGGAAAATACCAGGTAAAAGTCAGTACTGCTGAAGGATGTTCGGCAACCCGAAGCATTGAGATAGGTCAAACACCAATCGTGGATTTGGGTAATGATGTAACTATATGCGAGGGAGAGCCGATAGAATTTAAGCCCCAAATAACCAACCTGACAGCTACCACAACCTACATTTGGTCAACCGGCGAGACAACCCCTTCAATAGCACCTAAAAAATCGGGGCTCTATACCTTGTCTGTCTACCAATCGGCTTGCCAGGCCAAAGATTCTGTTAACGTAACCATGAATCCTTCGCCCAAAATAAAGGGTGACCTGACAATGTGCCTGGAAAAAACGATTGAAGCCGGTGGTTTAGAAGATAATTTAAGTTACGAGTGGCAGGATCTGGGAGAAACGAGACCAGTTATTGAGATTCAAAATGAAGGCATTTACAAGGTAAAAATCAGCAATCAGTTTGGTTGTTCCAAGACAAGAACCATAACAGTCGATGGACCTTGTTCGGCTCAAATTTTTGCCCCTACTGCATTTACACCTGATCGTAACGGTGCAAACGATATTTTCAAACTGATTGTCGTCGGCGGAGAAGCTATAAAGCTGGATATTTATAATCGTTGGGGTAATCCGATCTACAGCGAAGAAAGCTCAAACCCAAAATGGGATGGCGAATATAAAGGCAATGTTTGCCCTAATGATGTTTATTCTTACGTCTTCTATTACAGGACGTTGAAGAGTGATGTAGTTCAGACATATCGCGGAAGCATACTCATCTATCGATAA
- the aroB gene encoding 3-dehydroquinate synthase yields the protein MSTVTIAPIAESLPAFLESYDFSAVAIIADNHTFRFCYPDLKAFLPKHTLVRIKAGEEQKHIATCEMIWDALTRANFDRHALVLNLGGGVIGDMGGFCAATYKRGIAFAQLPTTLLSQVDASVGGKLGIDFRGFKNHIGVFKQPDTVLIDPVFLTTLPERELRSGFAEVIKHCLIADATMWDEIRRRDLDEQDWAALVAHSVAVKQRVVEQDPTEKGLRKILNFGHTLGHAVETYYLTQPRKRLLHGEAIAVGMVAEAYIAFHKKMIDENLLTQIEEYMFAVYGNVRLTDADTEPILALTLQDKKNRGNQVRMALLDGPGSCTFDVSVTAGEMRRGLEFYRGVNKN from the coding sequence ATGTCAACTGTAACTATTGCCCCCATCGCTGAAAGCCTGCCTGCTTTCCTGGAATCCTACGATTTTTCGGCTGTTGCCATTATTGCCGACAATCATACCTTTCGTTTTTGCTATCCTGATCTGAAAGCGTTTTTACCGAAACATACCCTTGTTCGGATTAAGGCTGGTGAGGAACAGAAGCATATCGCTACCTGTGAAATGATCTGGGACGCTCTAACACGAGCTAACTTCGACCGTCATGCATTGGTACTGAACCTCGGTGGTGGTGTTATTGGCGATATGGGCGGTTTCTGTGCAGCTACCTACAAACGGGGTATTGCCTTTGCGCAACTGCCTACTACACTTCTCTCACAGGTAGACGCCAGCGTGGGCGGTAAACTGGGTATTGATTTTCGAGGTTTTAAAAATCACATCGGGGTTTTTAAGCAACCAGATACCGTCCTGATTGATCCCGTATTTCTAACAACACTGCCAGAGCGGGAATTACGGTCGGGTTTTGCCGAGGTTATCAAACATTGCCTGATTGCCGATGCGACCATGTGGGATGAGATTCGCCGTCGCGATCTTGACGAGCAGGACTGGGCTGCCCTGGTAGCTCATTCTGTTGCCGTGAAGCAACGCGTAGTCGAGCAAGACCCAACGGAGAAGGGGCTACGTAAAATTCTGAACTTCGGCCATACACTGGGCCATGCTGTGGAAACCTACTATTTGACGCAGCCCCGGAAGCGTTTGTTACACGGCGAAGCCATTGCCGTTGGCATGGTTGCCGAAGCCTACATTGCCTTTCACAAAAAGATGATCGATGAAAACCTGCTGACACAAATCGAAGAATACATGTTTGCCGTATATGGAAATGTACGACTAACCGATGCAGATACGGAACCGATTCTGGCACTTACCTTACAGGACAAAAAGAATCGGGGTAATCAGGTTCGGATGGCATTGCTCGATGGACCGGGTAGTTGTACATTCGATGTTTCGGTTACGGCAGGCGAAATGCGCCGGGGGCTGGAGTTTTACCGGGGGGTAAATAAGAATTAA
- a CDS encoding DUF4136 domain-containing protein, whose product MKKCIGVLFVLAIVAMAGCSPSRLFVEHDYSYEGHFKNYESFNFLECEFVDSTLLCSDIQDAIRHQMEARGYRVSNRNPNLLISYNIFRSDLRFRGYQQPVIKDWVVREDDDATYKRIDYNLDEGTLMISLIDAESYQVIWKGYASKMMRNPNFKNNYFKGIVRSIFDQYPLMATAR is encoded by the coding sequence ATGAAAAAGTGCATCGGTGTTTTGTTTGTACTGGCTATTGTCGCTATGGCGGGTTGTTCGCCCAGTAGACTGTTTGTGGAGCATGATTATAGCTACGAGGGCCATTTTAAGAACTACGAATCGTTTAATTTTTTAGAGTGCGAATTTGTCGACTCGACACTTCTCTGCTCCGATATTCAGGACGCCATCCGTCATCAGATGGAAGCTCGTGGTTATCGTGTTAGTAACCGCAATCCGAACCTGCTGATATCGTATAATATTTTCCGGTCAGATCTTCGGTTCCGGGGGTATCAGCAGCCCGTTATCAAGGACTGGGTTGTTCGTGAAGACGATGATGCAACCTACAAGCGTATTGATTACAACCTGGATGAAGGTACTTTGATGATTTCGCTGATCGATGCCGAGTCGTATCAGGTTATCTGGAAAGGCTATGCGTCGAAGATGATGCGTAATCCAAACTTTAAGAATAATTACTTCAAAGGAATTGTCCGATCAATTTTCGATCAATATCCGTTGATGGCAACGGCCCGATAA